The window ATGATTTTTGATGAGGCACTTCAACAACGAAGAGTGGAGGAGTTATATAAACGATAAGTTATCAGAAACTACGTGTGAAGAGCTAGAAGATCACCTATTTTCCTGTGACCAATGTTTAGAAGTCTATATGAAAATGTTAGATAGACAGGCAGAGGAGCTACCAGTGATAGATTATACTAGCTTTACAGATGAAATAATTGCAGAACTCCCTCAAAAGATGGTACGAAATAAAACACTTTATCAGCGAACACTATTTCATTACGCGGTAGCAGCAGTAATTACATTAACACTTATGACAACTGGCTTCTTCCAAACCATTATGGGTGTTATTACTACCGTTGAAGTATCGTCGATATCAAAGCCACAGCAAAGTGTATCGAATAGCCTAATGGAAAAATCTTTGGCACTATTTGAAATAATTGATATAAAACATAAGGAGGGTCAATAACGATGACTAAAAATCCACTACTTGCGTTCTTCCTCACCTTTATTCCGGGGGTGGGACATTTCTACTTAAGTCGAAAAGTCAGAGGGTTCCTTTATGGAGCAGGGGCCATATTACCTTTCATATATGGTTTCCTCCTATATATCCAAATTTATTCAGACGAAGCACTAATTATTGGGATATTCATCGCAGCAATCGTAACGGTAATTAGTGTAATGGATATGGTACTTTACTTATTAAAAAATCAGAGACTTACGATACCAACTAACCAAACGCACCAAACGTTAGAGGAACCAACCCAAATTAAAACGGACGAAAATGAACGCTTTTATACAATTTTACTTTCCTTTATCCCAGGGTTAGGTCATTTTCAACTAGGTTTAATGAATAGAGGATTAACATTCCTAATCGGATTTTTTGGACTTGGAACGATGGTCTTATTTATATCAGTTTTCACGGACCAAATTGCATTCTTGGTGTTTCTAGGGATTCTCCCTGTGCTTTGGGTTTATAACATGTTTGATGCAATTCAACAAGTGAGCAAAAAGTTACGAGGAGAAGAATTAATAGATAAGACGATATTAGAGGATTTCGAAGAAACACGTCGTGAACAAGGAAAGAAAAGTAAGACTTTAGCAACGGTATTATCGATTTTTCCAGGTGCGGGACATATGTACTTAGGGTTACAAAAACGTGGCTTACAGCTCATGGCAGCTTTTTTGTTGGGAATTTATATTTTAGACATTTTAAGACTTTCACTGTTTCTATTTTTAATCCCAATAATATGGTTTTACAGCTTTTTTGATGCATTGCAAAAGGTTTCAATGCACGAGGAGGAGGAACTAGAAGATATCCCAATGATCTCGTATTTTGTGAATCACCAAAAATGGTTAGGTATTGGTATGTTGACGCTAGGACTTTATTATTTAATTGCAAATGTGATCATCCCTGCGTTAGCGCCGGCATTAAAGATAAATCTAGGATTTGATATTGAATATTGGTATTATAACTACTTCCAAGTCAGTGTTATCTGTATTTTATTAATTGGCGGGGGCTTGAGGCTGTTATTCGGAAGCAAAATCCGAAAGGAGAGTCGTAATGCGTAAATGGCGTGTTGGTACTGTATCAATGGGCTTATCTCTTATATTTCTAGGGGTTCTCTTATTTATAACTCAAATTAAGGGGAAATTTATGTTTGAACCATTTCTTGTATGGTGGCCGATTATCCTTATTGTGTTAGGAATTGAAATTATCGTTTACCTCTTTTTATCAAAGCAAGAAAATCCAATTGTAAAGTACGATTTTATAAGCATTTTATTTGTTGGTATATTAGGTACTATTGGAATTGGCTTTACGATTTTAACTTCAACTGGTCTATTAACCGAGCTGCAAACCCTTGTGGTGGCTGAGGATAAATCATTCAATCTACCTTCAATCGAGGAAGAGATACCAGACAACATTAAAAGAATTGTCCTGGAAACGAATGATCATGAAGCAAAAATAGAGGGTTCTGACGTAAACCAAATAAATATATTTGGTACCTATAGCGTAAAGGTTAATCCGAAAAGCAATCCTCCGATTACAGACAAGGATAATTATACGCTGACAAAAATAGTAGGCGACACAATGTATGTGACGATTAAAGCTACTTCTCGTCATTCGGGTCCTTTCTCGACCTATATGGCAATCGAGCCTACAATTATTGTACCAGTTAATGTTCGCTTAGAGGTGAGAGGAAAGCATAATACAATTGAGCTGCATCCAGGTTCTCTTGAAAACCATTGGACCGTTGATGGACCAAGCTATGTTACCATGCATCTTGAAAAAAATAATGATGTACTACTTTCAGCTACTTCAAGAAATAACCCGCAAAATGGTAATGTGAAATGGGATTCGATTGAAATATCAGACAAAGGCGGAATCGACAAGTTTGAAGAGGAAGTAAACGACAAACTTTACAAAGGAACTTTTAAGATAGGAAACGGAACATTTCATCTTAATATATTTAATAGTGAGCTAATTTCGGTGAATTTGGTAGAAGGGATTTAAAATCAATTTAAGGTATCCCCAAAGTGGTGGTATTCTTGTAGGATAGAGTTTTTAATAAAAAGGTATCTATTTTTCGCTATTTTTTAAAAAATTCCAATGATGTATAGCGATAATAAAGTTGTTTAATTTCGCTATAATAAACAAGAGCCTTACTACATTTGATATGTAATAAGGCTTTTAAAGTTGTTTAAAATCGAATTAATCTAAAAGAATTTTGTTGCTTAAAAAAATAATAAATTTGTGTAATTCTTATTGAACTAAAGCCCCCGTTAGTTTAAGTACATTTTTTCACAAACTATTAGTTTAAGTTAACAATCACGTCAATTAAAACTACTTCCTAGCTCATTACTCTGTAAACAGATTGAAGTAAATATTTGATTGAGTTCGATTACTTCCTTCGAAATAAAATTAAATCGTACAACCAAAACACTACACTACTAGAAAGTACTGTGAAATAGTAATTAGAAGTCTTATAAAAATCTACATGGTCAAGTGCATAGAAAATAGTAGTAACGATTGTTCCGGTAATTAGATATATTAAGAATAATTTGCTGGCGCGAATATTGATTTTTTTTTCATCCAAATAAGATTGTATCAGTGCTCCTGGAATTAGATAAACAATACTATATATTAGACCAATAAAAAATATATCTATTGGATTAAAGTTTCTTGGAACTGTTAAGAAACATACTAATAAGCTGAGAGAAAATCCAGATAAAATTGAACAAAGTAATACTTTGAAATAAAACACAAAAATATTTATTTTTCCATGCATCCAAATACCTCCCTCTTTTTCGTTAATTATTAAG is drawn from Solibacillus sp. R5-41 and contains these coding sequences:
- a CDS encoding UPF0715 family protein; the protein is MHGKINIFVFYFKVLLCSILSGFSLSLLVCFLTVPRNFNPIDIFFIGLIYSIVYLIPGALIQSYLDEKKINIRASKLFLIYLITGTIVTTIFYALDHVDFYKTSNYYFTVLSSSVVFWLYDLILFRRK
- a CDS encoding DUF6677 family protein, whose product is MTKNPLLAFFLTFIPGVGHFYLSRKVRGFLYGAGAILPFIYGFLLYIQIYSDEALIIGIFIAAIVTVISVMDMVLYLLKNQRLTIPTNQTHQTLEEPTQIKTDENERFYTILLSFIPGLGHFQLGLMNRGLTFLIGFFGLGTMVLFISVFTDQIAFLVFLGILPVLWVYNMFDAIQQVSKKLRGEELIDKTILEDFEETRREQGKKSKTLATVLSIFPGAGHMYLGLQKRGLQLMAAFLLGIYILDILRLSLFLFLIPIIWFYSFFDALQKVSMHEEEELEDIPMISYFVNHQKWLGIGMLTLGLYYLIANVIIPALAPALKINLGFDIEYWYYNYFQVSVICILLIGGGLRLLFGSKIRKESRNA
- a CDS encoding exosporium protein E, which encodes MRKWRVGTVSMGLSLIFLGVLLFITQIKGKFMFEPFLVWWPIILIVLGIEIIVYLFLSKQENPIVKYDFISILFVGILGTIGIGFTILTSTGLLTELQTLVVAEDKSFNLPSIEEEIPDNIKRIVLETNDHEAKIEGSDVNQINIFGTYSVKVNPKSNPPITDKDNYTLTKIVGDTMYVTIKATSRHSGPFSTYMAIEPTIIVPVNVRLEVRGKHNTIELHPGSLENHWTVDGPSYVTMHLEKNNDVLLSATSRNNPQNGNVKWDSIEISDKGGIDKFEEEVNDKLYKGTFKIGNGTFHLNIFNSELISVNLVEGI
- a CDS encoding zf-HC2 domain-containing protein; amino-acid sequence: MRHFNNEEWRSYINDKLSETTCEELEDHLFSCDQCLEVYMKMLDRQAEELPVIDYTSFTDEIIAELPQKMVRNKTLYQRTLFHYAVAAVITLTLMTTGFFQTIMGVITTVEVSSISKPQQSVSNSLMEKSLALFEIIDIKHKEGQ